A portion of the Stigmatella aurantiaca DW4/3-1 genome contains these proteins:
- a CDS encoding TIGR02300 family protein, translating to MPAKDLGTKYVCFKCSTKFYDMKKPDPLCPKCGADQRESPALKPAPEGRRGRLASTPKVIEPTEPEEPEATEAEEEEDLDSFDEEPVESDQEEEI from the coding sequence ATGCCGGCGAAGGACCTCGGGACCAAGTACGTCTGCTTCAAGTGCAGCACGAAGTTCTACGACATGAAGAAGCCGGATCCCCTCTGCCCCAAGTGCGGAGCGGATCAGCGCGAGAGCCCGGCACTCAAGCCGGCACCGGAGGGGCGGCGGGGCCGCCTGGCGTCCACCCCGAAGGTCATCGAGCCCACCGAGCCCGAGGAGCCCGAGGCGACCGAGGCCGAGGAGGAAGAGGATCTCGACTCCTTCGATGAGGAGCCCGTCGAGTCCGATCAAGAAGAGGAGATCTAG
- a CDS encoding carboxypeptidase regulatory-like domain-containing protein: MRKPMLLVSLLWGALLPDCRRSSDPGPVPPASSPATPESAAPPSGQGVITGQVRLEGTPPAPEMKETTPAVAAVCGDAVPDRSLTVGDAGALAFVVVALVEGATLPAEGVVSPPPMLDQKKCAYEPPVLAARAGATLEVRNSDPVMHNVRAVADAKPLFNVAMPLEGTSLRRPLPTAPGTLQVKCDVHPWMRAVVRTFDHPYFTTTDANGRFRLDVPEGTHTLLFWHPRLPEATRSLTVQVGQTQQVEQIWPVSALR; encoded by the coding sequence GTGCGCAAGCCCATGCTCTTGGTCTCGCTCCTGTGGGGAGCACTCCTTCCTGACTGCCGGCGTTCCTCGGACCCTGGCCCCGTGCCGCCAGCTTCCTCTCCAGCCACCCCGGAGAGCGCCGCTCCGCCCTCCGGGCAAGGGGTCATCACGGGCCAGGTGCGGTTGGAGGGAACTCCCCCTGCCCCCGAGATGAAGGAGACCACTCCCGCGGTGGCCGCGGTGTGTGGGGACGCGGTGCCCGACCGCTCCCTCACCGTGGGCGACGCGGGGGCGCTGGCCTTCGTGGTGGTGGCGCTCGTCGAGGGGGCCACGCTGCCCGCGGAAGGGGTGGTTTCACCCCCGCCGATGTTGGACCAGAAAAAGTGCGCCTACGAGCCCCCCGTCCTCGCCGCGCGCGCGGGCGCCACCTTGGAGGTGCGCAACTCCGATCCGGTGATGCACAACGTGCGCGCGGTCGCCGACGCGAAGCCCCTCTTCAACGTGGCCATGCCGCTGGAGGGCACGAGCTTGCGCAGGCCCTTGCCGACCGCCCCCGGGACGCTTCAGGTGAAGTGCGACGTGCACCCGTGGATGCGGGCCGTGGTGCGCACGTTTGATCACCCTTACTTCACCACCACCGACGCGAACGGCCGCTTCCGATTGGACGTGCCCGAGGGGACCCACACGCTGCTGTTCTGGCACCCCCGGCTGCCCGAGGCCACGCGCTCCCTCACCGTCCAGGTGGGCCAGACGCAGCAGGTGGAGCAGATCTGGCCCGTGAGCGCGCTGCGGTGA